TACGGCCCTATCTCGACCGCCTGACCATCGGCGATGCGGCCGACCGCGACACACTGATGACTGGCGGCCTGATGGAATCGTCTCTGGTCCTGCTGACGACCAATGACGACGCCGTTAACATCTATCTTTCGATCTATTGCCGCCGTCTGAATCCCGATGTCCGCATCATCAGCCGCGTCGAATACGTCCGCAACGTCGAGGCGATCCACCGTGCCGGTGCTGATTTTGTTCTGAGCTATGCACCGCTCGGTGCGGAATCGGTAATGTCGATACTGCAGGGCCGTCCGCCGATGATCATGGGCGAGGGCGTGGAGCTTTTCGTAAATAAGGTCCCGGAGAAACTCGTCGGCAAAACGCTTGCGAAAAGCGGGATCGGATCAAAGACCGGCCTTATCGTACTTGCGGTCGAGAATAACGGCGACACTAACGCGAACCCGACGCCCGACACCGTTCTGCCCGCCGGTGCAAAACTTGATCTGCTGGGCACGAGCGAGCAAATGCAGGCGTTTGAAAAGGTGTTCGAATAAAAAAGTATTGACTCGGATGCCTAAACTGTGAAAACATAGGCGGCATTTGGGAAAGGCGGGCATTTTTTGACGGGACAAGGTTCCGCGGACCTCACGCCTCCCGGCGTGAACCGCGGGATAAGGGGGAAACGGTGTGGGAGACGTTTCCCCCGCTTTTTATATCGCGTTGCCGGCGGCAAAACCCGATGCCCAAGCCCATTGAAAGTTGTAGCCGCCCAGCCAGCCCGTAACGTCAACGACCTCGCCGATAAAATACAGTCCCGCGACTTTCCGGCTTTCCATCGTTTTTGAAGAGAGCTCCGCGGTCGAAACGCCGCCGAGCGTAACTTCGGCTCTTCCGTAGCCTTCGGTCGAGCTGAAAAGAATGTGGCGGTCGTGAATGTTTTTCCTGATCGTTTCAATGTCGGCTTTTGAGAGCTCGGCAATGCGTTTCGCGGCAATATTCTGCGGTAGCAGCGTGTCTGCAAGGCGTTCGGGGAAAAATTTGGCGAGGAAATTCGATGCCGTCTTTTTTGCATTTCCCGCTTCACCCAGTAGTTCAACGATGTCGCCTTCCGGCAGCAGATCGATCGCGATGGGCTTTGACGGATCCCAGTAATTCGATGCTTGCAGTATCGCAGGGCCGGACAGACCGCGATGCGTAAAGAGTATGTTCTCGCGAAACGTAACGCCGCCCGCCGAAACCGCCGCGTGAACCGAGATGCCCGCCAGCCGAGCGTCTGCCTTTTTCTGAGCGACCAGCGCTACGAGTGAAGGCCGCGTCTCTTCGATCGAGAGTCCGAACTGCCTCGCGACATCGTAGCCGAAACCTGTCGCACCGATCTTCGGGAACGATAGTCCGCCGCACGCGATGACCAGCTTCGGTGCACGGAAAACGCCTTTGCTCGTCACGGCCTCGAATTCGCCATCGCCATTTCGGCTGACACTTATTACCGAACACGACGTCTCAACGCGAACACGCGCATCGCGGCATTCCGCCAACAGCATATCGACTATCTGACGCGAGGATTCGCGGCAAAAAAGCTGGCCGAGCTTTTTCTCGTAAAACGCGATTCGGTGATCTTTAACAAGGCTGACGAAATCGTCGGACGAAAATCCCGCAAGTGCCGAACGGCAAAAATGCGGATTACGCGAGACAAAATTCTCCGCCGAAACCTCGCGGTTCGTGAAATTGCAGCGTCCGCCGCCCGAGATCATTATCTTCCGGCCAACTTCGGCGTTGTGTTCGATCACGACGACGCGACGCCCGCAGCGTCCGGCCGCGATCGCACAAAAAAGCCCCGCGGCACCGCCGCCGATGATGATGGCGTCGTACACTTGCGTCAGGAAATGTAGCGTTCTTTGAGGATGTTCAAATGATGCTGCGTGTGTCCCGCTATCATCCAAGCCAGAGCTCGTGCGGAGACCGCGGCGTCGCTGGCGGTTCCGGTCCTGCTCATTTGCTCTTCGTCCGTTGCGGAAATCATCAGAACATTTGAACGCCGCTGATGATCGAATTCGTCGATCAGGCTCTTGAGCGTGCGGGCGTGAGCATCGGTCCCGTTGACGAAAACGTCCTGATCGAATCCAGGCAGCGGCGTCGCATCACCGCGTGAGATCCGCAAAAACCTGTACGCGAAAACGCGTTCTCCGTCGATAATATGGCTCAGCAGCTGCTTTACTGTCCATTTTCCTTCGGCATAGGCGAATGTGCCTTTTTCTTCCGCGAATTGCGAGAACAACGAACGCAGTTCGTCGTTTTGCGCATCCAATACTTGTACGATGTCATCTTCGGGGACGAGCCCGACATAGCCGGCGTAGAATTCCGCGTATTCTGAAGTTTCGGGTCTGCTCATACTCGGTTATAGTATCAAAAAACTATGGTTCGAAAGACAAGCTATTTGACCGTTGCACTTTCAGTGATGCTGCTTGCGTCCGCTTCGTTCGCACAGGGCGGCAAGGCAGAGCCCAAACGCATCGATTTTGTCAGAGGTGCATCGTCGGCAACGGTCCGCGGCACCCTCTCGAACGCGCAGGAAATGGATTTCATTTTCCGTGCCCGTGCCGGCCAGACCGTGACCGTCAAGAACGCTAACCCGCGGCTTTTCGATATTCGCGTTTTCAACGACATCTTCGAATTTGAAACGGAATTCGACAGCTCAGCGAAAATTGTTTTTGAGGTACCTGAAACAGGCGATTACTATATGTTCGTCCGCCGAAAGGTCGGCCGGCCTGCGTCGGCAAGATTTTCGGTTACGGTTTCGATCAAATAAGGTCATAATAAGAAAGTAGGAGAACAAGTTATGAAAAGAATGATGTTGACCGCTTTTGCGGCGGTTTTGGCTTTGGCGGTGCTTTCACAGAGCGGAGCTGAGGCAGTAAATACGACCCACGCCGACCGCTTTTCAGAAGCGACGATGAACGGCGAAACGGCCACCTACGCGCTCGACAAAGCACACAGCTTCATCGGCTTCAAGGTCAAGCACATGGGCCTGATCTACGTGCCGGGTTATTTCCGCGACTTTACCGGCACTATCAACTACGACGCACAAGACGTCTCTAAATCGACGGTAGAGTTTACCGCAAAGGTAACCAGCATCGACACAGGCGTCGCCGGCCGCGATAACCATCTTCGCTCGAAAGATTTCTTCGAGGTCGAGACACATCCCGACATCACGTTCAAGAGCACAAAGGTCGCAAAAACAGGCGATCACTGGATGCTGACCGGCGATTTCACGATGAAGGGCGTGAAAAAGTCCATCACGTTCCCGATCAAGATCACGGGTTGGGTGCCGGCTAACGAGCGGCAGGGAACCCGCATGGGAGCGACTGCCGAAACCACCATCAATCGCCGCGACTACGGCATCACGTACGGCAACAACTTGCCGACGGGCGTTCCCGCGATCAGCGACGAGGTAAAGATCGAGATCCAGCTCGAGGCACTTGCACCTAAAGCTGAGGCAAAGGCCGTTCAGCCGAACTAAGATCGGTAGACAGGAATTTCAGCCGCGAATTACACGAATAGCACGAATTAACCGCCCTAAGGCGACGCTAAGATACATTCGTGTGATCTGTGTGATTCGTGGCTAAATTTTTACAGAACATTGGGAGAAAGCGATGTCCATGATCGGATATCTCTCCCAACCGGCGAAGTCAAAATGCCACCATTCGTTGGCATTAACAGTAAATCCTTGTGATTCCATCGCTCGCCGCAGCAGGTCGCGGTTGCGGCGTTCTTCGTCCGTGCCGCCCATATATTCCGGCGAGGCACTTTCTGTGAACTCATCAAAATCCGACGGCATCGGCAGCTGCCGCCCCGTCGCGAGTTCGCACAGTGACAAATCGACCGCACAGCCGCGATTGTGAACGGAGCCTTCTGCAGGGTCGGCTACGTACTTCCGCTGAGCCTCGGTCACGAAATCCCAAAATAGTTTTGTTACCGACCACGGCCGGTAGCCGTCGAAGATCACAAGCCCGAGCCCGTCGCCTGCAAGCGACCGGTGTGCCCGCACTAAAGCCTCAGCCGCGGCAGGCTGCATGAACGCACGAGCCTCTGAATACACCGCACGCCCGATGAAGTTGTCCTCACGGGCGTAGCGGATATCCAGCCAAATGGTGTCGTCGAGAGAGATGAGTTCGATCACGTGGTTTTACGGCTTTTGAATTTCGTCCGGCGAAACGTCGTCGTCGCGAATGATGACC
This sequence is a window from Acidobacteriota bacterium. Protein-coding genes within it:
- a CDS encoding NAD(P)/FAD-dependent oxidoreductase — translated: MTQVYDAIIIGGGAAGLFCAIAAGRCGRRVVVIEHNAEVGRKIMISGGGRCNFTNREVSAENFVSRNPHFCRSALAGFSSDDFVSLVKDHRIAFYEKKLGQLFCRESSRQIVDMLLAECRDARVRVETSCSVISVSRNGDGEFEAVTSKGVFRAPKLVIACGGLSFPKIGATGFGYDVARQFGLSIEETRPSLVALVAQKKADARLAGISVHAAVSAGGVTFRENILFTHRGLSGPAILQASNYWDPSKPIAIDLLPEGDIVELLGEAGNAKKTASNFLAKFFPERLADTLLPQNIAAKRIAELSKADIETIRKNIHDRHILFSSTEGYGRAEVTLGGVSTAELSSKTMESRKVAGLYFIGEVVDVTGWLGGYNFQWAWASGFAAGNAI
- a CDS encoding DinB family protein encodes the protein MSRPETSEYAEFYAGYVGLVPEDDIVQVLDAQNDELRSLFSQFAEEKGTFAYAEGKWTVKQLLSHIIDGERVFAYRFLRISRGDATPLPGFDQDVFVNGTDAHARTLKSLIDEFDHQRRSNVLMISATDEEQMSRTGTASDAAVSARALAWMIAGHTQHHLNILKERYIS
- a CDS encoding YceI family protein — protein: MKRMMLTAFAAVLALAVLSQSGAEAVNTTHADRFSEATMNGETATYALDKAHSFIGFKVKHMGLIYVPGYFRDFTGTINYDAQDVSKSTVEFTAKVTSIDTGVAGRDNHLRSKDFFEVETHPDITFKSTKVAKTGDHWMLTGDFTMKGVKKSITFPIKITGWVPANERQGTRMGATAETTINRRDYGITYGNNLPTGVPAISDEVKIEIQLEALAPKAEAKAVQPN
- a CDS encoding M15 family metallopeptidase; the protein is MIELISLDDTIWLDIRYAREDNFIGRAVYSEARAFMQPAAAEALVRAHRSLAGDGLGLVIFDGYRPWSVTKLFWDFVTEAQRKYVADPAEGSVHNRGCAVDLSLCELATGRQLPMPSDFDEFTESASPEYMGGTDEERRNRDLLRRAMESQGFTVNANEWWHFDFAGWERYPIMDIAFSQCSVKI